A region of Candidatus Methylomirabilis tolerans DNA encodes the following proteins:
- a CDS encoding polymer-forming cytoskeletal protein — protein MFDKIWGALESTNPEPTTEPAPMMEMTTSAFVVGEKIQIRGDLTGEGDIHLMGGFRGTIDLVGTVVIGGSAQVEADIAATNITVGGHVKGNLIASGRVDLLPTGSVTGNVKTGSIAAAEGASLKGEIEINRRQAQGQIEEGPDRFSRT, from the coding sequence ATGTTTGATAAGATTTGGGGAGCCTTAGAATCGACCAACCCGGAGCCGACGACAGAACCAGCTCCAATGATGGAGATGACGACGAGCGCGTTTGTCGTCGGTGAGAAGATCCAGATTCGCGGGGATCTGACCGGCGAAGGCGACATTCATCTCATGGGTGGGTTTCGCGGGACCATTGATCTTGTAGGAACGGTTGTGATCGGCGGGTCGGCCCAGGTGGAGGCCGATATCGCTGCAACCAACATCACTGTTGGCGGTCACGTGAAAGGTAATTTGATCGCCAGTGGACGGGTCGATCTCCTGCCAACCGGCAGCGTTACGGGTAACGTGAAGACCGGGAGCATTGCCGCTGCCGAGGGTGCCTCCTTGAAGGGCGAGATTGAGATTAATCGCCGACAGGCTCAAGGTCAGATAGAGGAGGGACCGGATCGGTTCAGTAGAACCTGA